In the genome of Candidatus Methanoperedens sp., the window TCAGCTATTACTTTTTCCGTGGCCTCGAAGATAGCCATGGAATTCTTGCCCTCCCCGAGATAATCGAGCAGCCACGCGCCTGCAAGCACAGTAGCCACAGGATTTACTTTATCCAGCCCCGCATATTTTGGCGCCGAGCCATGGGCAGGTTCGAACATGGCGTAGCTATCGCCGATATTTGCCGAGTATATCAGACCTATGCTTCCCACGAGGGCAGAGCATTCCTCGCTCAGGATATCCATGAAGAGATTTGTGGATAAGAGGATTTTCTGGTTGAATATCTGCGGGTTCTTTATCAACTGCTGGGCGATATTATCGATATGGTATTCCTCCACTTCAATGGAATAATTTTCACCCACCTTTTTTACCTCCTCCAGGAATGTACCATCTGTCTGCTTCAGAATATTGCTCTTATGGATCGCCACCACGGCTTTCCATCCCCTGCGCACAGCTTCTTCAAATGCGTATCGTGCGACGTTCTGGCATGCAGGCTTCGTAATTTTCCTTATGGAAATAAAGACGTCATCCGTCAGCTGGACTTCCTTTGCAAAGTAGAACCCTTCAGTACCTTCTCTCACGCACACGAAAT includes:
- a CDS encoding isocitrate/isopropylmalate dehydrogenase family protein, which translates into the protein MSKKAAVIKGDGVGPELVNSMLRVMEAVGTNVEFIMCEAGAEWWGKHGGDSLIPQETWDILASTDAGFKGPTTTPGGAGSPKSVAVSIRQKFNLYANVRPIKSFPNTQKPLGDVDFVCVREGTEGFYFAKEVQLTDDVFISIRKITKPACQNVARYAFEEAVRRGWKAVVAIHKSNILKQTDGTFLEEVKKVGENYSIEVEEYHIDNIAQQLIKNPQIFNQKILLSTNLFMDILSEECSALVGSIGLIYSANIGDSYAMFEPAHGSAPKYAGLDKVNPVATVLAGAWLLDYLGEGKNSMAIFEATEKVIAEGKYLTYDLGGSSKTSEMVDAIISKIV